A region of Pseudorasbora parva isolate DD20220531a chromosome 14, ASM2467924v1, whole genome shotgun sequence DNA encodes the following proteins:
- the nphs2 gene encoding podocin — MLLTEMEKRAEPSHHSSRPGRTKREPSPSAKERKTKAPKSVKLQEPHKRKEKPEVTEEEESGESKEAQIISSSTVVNVDSVRERIKEDREELLGLLETEGPGEGLKKRYFGVCELLLIVLVLSVVIFFFPISIWFCVKIVREHERAVIFRLGHLLQKRPRGPGLMFYLPFLDVCHVVDVRLKILKIPSHTVVTKDLVCTEVSAACYYRIENVSVCYSSLAGVPDVLQTLTQVSVREILAHHAFTDILLDRKRMAQEVQVTLDSVTCRWGIKVERAEIEEISLPPELQHNFAVEAEARRQAQVKVIAAEGEKAACEALKASVESLSGSPLVVHLRLLQLLHSLRSEQPAVVLNIPPDVLTQSIDFASLNRPANQSLTTGDGSEDGIKDSPMM; from the exons ATGCTTCTCACCGAGATGGAGAAAAGAGCAGAACCATCTCATCATTCTTCTAGACCTGGACGGACAAAAAGGGAGCCATCACCTTCTGCTaaagagagaaaaacaaaaGCACCCAAATCTGTCAAGCTCCAAGAGCCccacaaaagaaaagaaaagccaGAAGTGACAGAAGAAGAGGAAAGTGGTGAATCCAAAGAGGCTCAGATCATCTCCAGCAGCACGGTTGTAAATGTAGACAGCGTGAGGGAGCGAATTAAAGAAGATCGAGAGGAGTTATTGGGGTTATTGGAGACCGAGGGACCTGGAGAAG GCTTGAAGAAGAGATACTTTGGAGTTTGCGAGCTACTGCTCATCGTTTTGGTCCTGTCTGTGGTGATCTTCTTCTTTCCTATTTCAATCTGGTTCTGTGTGAAG ATTGTGAGAGAACATGAGAGAGCTGTGATATTTCGGTTGGGGCATCTATTGCAGAAGAGACCCAGGGGCCCTG GGCTGATGTTTTATCTCCCATTTTTGGATGTGTGCCATGTAGTGGACGTTCGTCTGAAAATACTGAAGATCCCTTCTCACACG GTGGTGACCAAAGATCTGGTGTGTACTGAAGTGAGTGCGGCGTGTTACTATCGTATTGagaatgtgtctgtgtgttatTCATCCCTCGCCGGTGTCCCAGACGTGTTGCAGACTCTGACCCAGGTCTCTGTTAGAGAGATACTGGCCCATCATGCCTTCACTGACATTTTGCTGGACAGGAAACGGATGGCCCAGGAGGTTCAG GTCACTTTAGATTCGGTAACCTGCAGGTGGGGAATCAAAGTGGAAAGAGCGGAAAT AGAAGAAATCAGTCTTCCACCCGAGCTGCAACACAACTTCGCAGTGGAGGCCGAAGCGAGACGTCAGGCACAAGTCAAA GTGATCGCGGCGGAGGGAGAAAAGGCGGCTTGTGAGGCTTTGAAGGCCTCTGTGGAGTCTCTCTCTGGTTCTCCGCTGGTCGTGCACCTTCGACTTCTGCAGCTCCTCCACAGTCTGCGCTCGGAGCAGCCCGCTGTGGTCCTCAACATACCTCCTGATGTCCTGACCCAATCCATCGACTTCGCCAGTTTGAACCGACCTGCTAATCAAAGCCTGACCACGGGTGACGGCTCTGAAGATGGTATCAAAGACTCACCCATGATGTAA